The Verrucomicrobiia bacterium genome window below encodes:
- a CDS encoding IMP dehydrogenase, with protein MEPLPQPAAADADFYLPAERFFTSHAAVALTYDDVTLATLYSDILPRDAQLDTRLADGLELHVPVVSADMDTVTESRMAIAMALNGGLGLIHYNMTERDQLSEVSRVKNHVHGLIQEPIKVQADQLIGDVLALIEKKKFSFSTFPVVDAGNRLLGLLPGHVVRPRYARRRVSEALTPRSEVRTIQEQELGGDPIGRADRFFTENPGIHKLLVVDASDRLRGLFTMSDVERITQERSALLKPARDAQFRLLCGAAVATHRRDDGGLDRDRIVAHISALVERGVDVVAVSTAHGHSRGVGDSVRLIREAFSQLPIIAGNVTSGAGVEYLASCGANIIKVGQGPGSICTTRIVAGVGVPQLTALYLAARAARRTGVTVLADGGITKSGDMVKALTLADAVVCGGLFAGCPEAPGQIIEINGKLYKQYRGMGSLAAMKSGSAARYGHRAADTSRKAAAEGIEALKEASPPVDQVLANAVGGLQSGLGYLGAADLRQLRDRARFIRVTAAGMREASPHDVIEVKTPTSAAP; from the coding sequence ATGGAACCTTTGCCGCAGCCTGCGGCTGCAGACGCCGACTTTTACCTTCCCGCCGAACGCTTCTTCACGTCGCACGCCGCCGTCGCCCTGACCTACGACGACGTGACCCTGGCCACCCTCTACTCCGACATCCTCCCGCGCGACGCCCAGCTCGACACCCGGCTCGCCGACGGACTGGAACTGCACGTGCCGGTGGTTTCAGCGGACATGGACACCGTGACGGAATCCCGCATGGCCATCGCCATGGCGCTCAACGGCGGACTGGGTCTGATCCATTACAACATGACCGAGCGGGACCAGTTGTCGGAGGTCAGCCGGGTCAAAAACCATGTGCACGGCCTCATCCAGGAACCGATCAAGGTGCAGGCCGACCAGCTCATCGGAGACGTGCTGGCATTGATCGAGAAGAAGAAGTTCTCGTTCAGCACCTTCCCGGTCGTGGACGCCGGGAACCGGCTGCTGGGCCTGCTGCCGGGCCATGTGGTGCGTCCGCGCTACGCGCGTCGCCGGGTATCCGAGGCGCTGACGCCGCGTTCCGAAGTCCGGACCATCCAGGAACAGGAGCTGGGCGGGGACCCGATCGGGCGGGCTGACCGCTTCTTCACCGAAAATCCGGGCATTCACAAACTGCTGGTGGTGGATGCCTCGGACCGCCTGCGCGGCCTCTTCACCATGAGCGATGTGGAGCGCATCACGCAGGAGCGCAGCGCGCTGCTGAAGCCGGCGCGGGACGCCCAGTTCCGGCTCCTGTGCGGGGCCGCGGTGGCCACGCATCGCCGCGACGACGGCGGCCTCGATCGCGACCGGATCGTGGCCCATATCAGCGCCCTGGTGGAGCGCGGCGTGGATGTCGTGGCCGTCTCGACGGCGCATGGTCACAGCCGGGGCGTTGGGGACAGTGTGCGCCTGATCCGGGAGGCCTTCTCGCAGCTTCCAATCATCGCCGGAAACGTGACCAGCGGGGCGGGAGTCGAATATCTCGCATCCTGCGGGGCCAATATCATCAAGGTGGGCCAGGGGCCCGGATCCATCTGCACCACGCGGATTGTTGCCGGCGTGGGCGTCCCGCAATTGACCGCCCTCTATCTGGCCGCCCGCGCCGCCCGGCGCACCGGCGTCACCGTGCTGGCCGATGGCGGCATCACGAAGTCCGGAGACATGGTCAAGGCCCTGACCCTGGCCGATGCCGTGGTGTGCGGGGGCCTTTTTGCCGGCTGTCCGGAAGCTCCCGGACAGATCATCGAAATCAACGGCAAGCTGTACAAGCAGTACCGGGGCATGGGCAGCCTGGCGGCGATGAAGTCGGGCTCCGCAGCGCGATATGGACACCGTGCGGCGGACACCTCCCGGAAGGCCGCCGCTGAGGGCATCGAGGCCCTCAAGGAAGCGTCCCCGCCCGTGGACCAGGTGCTGGCCAATGCCGTGGGCGGGCTGCAATCCGGGCTGGGCTACCTGGGAGCCGCAGACCTCCGGCAGCTTCGGGACCGCGCCCGATTCATCCGGGTCACCGCGGCCGGCATGCGGGAGGCGAGCCCGCACGACGTCATCGAGGTCAAGACCCCCACCAGCGCCGCGCCGTGA
- a CDS encoding tyrosine-type recombinase/integrase, which produces MSATKNSKTGPEVLKSGSFSGKLYQAKKSVGGRQYGIFRLVYTEPGGRRRVRDFAERQTAIEKWRQVSEAWRLNRGDALSLSSDEVREHQAAVSALDGLNASLFEAAKTFAAATHRLPAGIGILEAVDDFLRRHPSGMAKKQVDEVVQEMIADADARRLSAEHLRDLRRRLRRFAADFQCPIASITPAMLRDWIRSLTREDGKPMTNRSKFNFQRMIVSLFHFARRQRYITRDQADELAELDAPKPEPSKTGIFSVEEMRRILEAAPDDIRPALAIAAFTGIRTAELARITWDAVKLAERVIVVGADRAKTASRRIVPMPDNLVEWLTPLVRDSGPVSPSPNDRAMNHRFARTAAKVGVKWRHNALRHSAISYRLAVCADAARVAAEAGNSPNMVHRHYKALVSQADGEAWFDIRPFSAAPPEAPK; this is translated from the coding sequence ATGAGTGCCACGAAGAACTCGAAGACAGGCCCCGAAGTCCTCAAGTCAGGATCATTCTCCGGCAAGCTCTACCAGGCGAAGAAGTCGGTGGGCGGGCGGCAGTACGGTATCTTCCGGCTGGTGTACACGGAGCCCGGCGGGCGTCGTCGTGTCCGCGACTTCGCTGAGCGGCAGACTGCCATTGAGAAATGGCGGCAAGTTTCTGAGGCATGGCGCCTGAACCGGGGCGACGCCCTAAGCCTGAGTTCCGACGAGGTGCGAGAGCACCAGGCTGCGGTTTCCGCCCTGGACGGTCTGAACGCGTCGTTGTTCGAGGCCGCCAAGACCTTTGCTGCCGCGACACACAGGCTGCCCGCTGGCATCGGGATTCTGGAAGCGGTGGACGACTTCCTCCGCCGGCACCCATCCGGGATGGCGAAGAAGCAGGTGGACGAGGTGGTGCAGGAAATGATCGCTGATGCTGACGCCCGGCGGTTGAGCGCCGAGCACCTTCGAGACCTTCGCCGGCGGTTGAGACGGTTCGCTGCCGACTTCCAATGCCCAATCGCCAGCATCACGCCCGCGATGCTCCGGGATTGGATCCGAAGCCTCACCAGGGAAGACGGTAAGCCGATGACCAACCGTTCGAAGTTCAACTTCCAGCGAATGATCGTCAGCCTGTTCCACTTCGCCCGGCGCCAACGGTACATCACCCGGGACCAGGCCGATGAACTGGCTGAGTTGGATGCCCCCAAACCCGAGCCTTCCAAGACCGGAATCTTCTCCGTCGAGGAAATGCGGCGCATCCTGGAAGCTGCGCCAGATGACATACGCCCCGCGTTGGCCATTGCTGCGTTCACAGGGATCAGGACCGCGGAACTGGCGCGAATCACATGGGACGCCGTGAAGCTGGCGGAGCGGGTCATTGTGGTCGGTGCCGACCGGGCCAAGACCGCCTCCCGCCGCATTGTCCCGATGCCGGACAACCTGGTCGAATGGCTGACCCCCTTGGTTCGGGACTCCGGGCCGGTGAGTCCATCACCAAATGATCGCGCGATGAATCACCGGTTCGCGCGGACCGCCGCCAAGGTTGGGGTCAAGTGGCGGCACAACGCGCTACGCCATTCGGCGATCAGCTACCGCCTAGCGGTTTGTGCCGACGCCGCCCGGGTTGCCGCGGAGGCAGGGAACTCCCCCAACATGGTCCACCGGCACTACAAAGCACTTGTGAGTCAAGCAGACGGCGAGGCCTGGTTCGACATCCGGCCGTTTTCAGCCGCCCCCCCTGAGGCTCCAAAGTAG
- a CDS encoding beta-lactamase family protein gives MMVRSLARLFLLSAALVLRAADLEFTPDRFDDPDRRARIEQLLPQLDQLYVQHAVSNHVPGFVYGVVLDGRLIHSLAWGESALEPSRPMTLDTRFRIASMTKSFTALAILKLRDAGQLSLEDPVSRYIPEFRRVQAPAQDSPTITIRHLMKMTAGFPQDDPWGDRRLDDPVRALEALVAGGLAFSNPPGVTWEYSNLGYALLGQVVTRASRRPYQEYITREILRPLGMSQTVWEFTEVPPDRMALGYRWEHGRWIPEPLLHDGAFGAMGGLITTLEDFAKYLSLHLEAWPARDGPDAGPVRRATLREMHRPAEVLSVITNNPTLDGSDNPRVAGYSYGLSWNRDARGVTWLRHGGGLPGYGSEHRFLPAHGVGLISFANRTYAPMTAVNAGAMELLIVAAALPARRPVAPPILVKRAAQLAALLQSWDPALVAEAVSPNLFQDRAEADRRVEVEALLARCGPVRSVSPLEPENQLRGRFELVGERGRVGVRFTLMPELPPRIQEVTLEFLAGPP, from the coding sequence ATGATGGTCCGCTCCCTCGCCCGTTTGTTTCTGCTGTCAGCAGCCCTGGTCCTTCGGGCCGCAGACCTGGAATTCACCCCCGACCGATTCGACGATCCCGACCGCCGCGCACGCATTGAGCAGCTCCTGCCACAACTGGACCAGCTGTACGTGCAGCATGCGGTCAGCAATCACGTTCCAGGGTTCGTGTACGGGGTCGTGCTGGATGGCCGTCTGATCCATTCGCTCGCCTGGGGGGAATCGGCGCTCGAGCCTTCCCGACCGATGACCCTCGATACGCGGTTTCGGATCGCCTCCATGACCAAGAGCTTCACGGCACTGGCGATTCTCAAGCTGCGCGACGCCGGCCAGCTTTCCCTGGAGGATCCGGTGTCGCGATACATTCCGGAATTCCGGCGGGTGCAGGCGCCTGCGCAAGACTCACCCACGATCACGATCCGGCACCTGATGAAAATGACGGCGGGGTTTCCCCAGGATGATCCTTGGGGCGACCGGCGGCTGGACGACCCGGTTCGCGCCTTGGAGGCGCTGGTCGCGGGGGGGCTGGCGTTTTCCAACCCGCCGGGAGTGACCTGGGAGTACAGCAATCTGGGATACGCGCTGTTGGGGCAGGTCGTGACGCGGGCGTCCCGCCGGCCGTACCAGGAATACATCACCCGGGAAATTCTGCGGCCGCTGGGCATGAGCCAGACCGTTTGGGAGTTCACGGAGGTCCCGCCGGACCGCATGGCGCTGGGCTATCGGTGGGAGCATGGCCGGTGGATCCCGGAACCGTTGCTGCACGACGGCGCCTTCGGGGCGATGGGTGGCTTGATCACCACGCTTGAGGACTTTGCAAAGTACCTGTCGCTGCACCTGGAGGCATGGCCTGCCCGGGATGGACCGGACGCCGGACCGGTCCGCAGGGCAACCTTGCGGGAGATGCATCGCCCGGCCGAGGTGCTTTCGGTGATCACCAACAACCCGACGCTGGACGGCTCGGACAATCCCCGGGTGGCCGGCTATTCGTACGGGCTGAGCTGGAACCGGGATGCCCGCGGTGTGACGTGGCTGCGCCACGGTGGCGGCCTTCCGGGGTACGGAAGCGAGCACCGGTTTCTGCCGGCGCATGGCGTCGGGCTGATTTCGTTTGCGAACCGCACTTATGCGCCCATGACCGCGGTGAATGCCGGGGCGATGGAGCTTCTGATCGTTGCCGCGGCGCTGCCGGCGCGGCGCCCGGTGGCCCCTCCGATTCTGGTCAAGCGGGCGGCGCAACTGGCGGCCTTGTTGCAGTCCTGGGACCCGGCGTTGGTGGCAGAGGCGGTGTCGCCGAACCTGTTTCAGGATCGCGCCGAGGCCGACCGGAGGGTGGAGGTTGAGGCGCTGTTGGCGCGGTGTGGTCCGGTACGCTCGGTGTCACCGCTGGAGCCCGAGAACCAGCTTCGTGGACGCTTCGAGCTGGTGGGGGAACGCGGGCGGGTCGGAGTGCGGTTCACCCTCATGCCGGAGTTGCCGCCCCGGATCCAGGAGGTGACGCTCGAGTTTCTTGCCGGCCCGCCGTGA
- a CDS encoding DUF1957 domain-containing protein, which translates to MKPPGLILLLHAHLPFVRHPGFSVFHEESWFFEAVLECYLPLLEVLNGWERDGVPGALTLSVSPTLAAMWEDPLLRRRLRAHLDNVLSLARKEEIRAHLLPERRAVARWLLERLERRASDLDGPGAALARAFGHHAAAGRLELITCPATHPTLPLLVDEPGSIRLQLRTALDAHNRLFGSPPAGLWLPECAWCPEIERPLLAAGIRWTVLETHGLGQATPPPRRGIFAPVLTGGGLAVFGRDPCSARQVWSRHGGYPGDPRYREFHRDVGHEADREYLEPHRHGALEPGFTGLKFHRITGPGPVKALYDRPAALDAVRTHAAHFIGQRARMLQEAARHLDRPPVLMAPYDAELFGHWWFEGPEFLDAVARCAYHPESGLRLTTPSQVLKAGDPMECVTPAASTWGDGGHFRVWLHPENAWMEVPVRNLGRRLVALASRRSGMPETALGGRRLRQAARELMLAQASDWPFLLAMGTAGDYPARRFRDHVAAAGALAEAVEADAPDDGRDGLSARETQYNLFPGVQWRHLAARG; encoded by the coding sequence ATGAAGCCCCCCGGGCTCATCCTGTTGCTGCACGCGCACCTCCCGTTTGTCCGGCATCCGGGGTTTTCGGTCTTCCACGAGGAGTCCTGGTTTTTCGAGGCGGTGCTGGAATGCTACCTGCCGCTCCTGGAGGTGCTCAACGGATGGGAACGCGACGGGGTTCCCGGCGCCCTGACCCTCAGCGTCTCTCCCACGCTCGCTGCGATGTGGGAGGATCCGCTGCTCCGGCGCCGGCTGCGGGCCCATCTGGACAACGTGCTCTCGCTGGCGCGCAAGGAGGAGATCCGCGCGCACCTGCTGCCCGAACGGCGCGCGGTGGCCCGCTGGCTTTTGGAACGACTGGAGCGGCGCGCCAGCGACCTCGACGGACCCGGAGCAGCACTGGCCCGGGCCTTCGGCCACCATGCGGCCGCCGGACGTCTCGAACTGATCACCTGCCCGGCGACGCATCCCACGCTGCCATTGCTCGTGGACGAACCGGGTTCGATCCGGCTCCAACTCCGGACGGCCCTCGACGCACACAACCGCCTGTTTGGATCTCCGCCCGCGGGCCTCTGGCTCCCGGAATGCGCGTGGTGTCCGGAAATCGAGCGACCGCTGCTTGCGGCGGGAATTCGCTGGACGGTCCTGGAAACCCACGGGTTGGGGCAGGCCACGCCACCGCCCCGGCGGGGAATCTTTGCCCCGGTGCTGACGGGCGGCGGGCTCGCAGTCTTTGGACGTGACCCCTGCAGTGCACGGCAGGTCTGGAGCCGCCACGGAGGCTATCCCGGGGATCCCCGGTACCGGGAGTTTCATCGGGACGTGGGGCACGAAGCAGATCGGGAGTATCTGGAACCGCATCGTCACGGCGCGCTCGAGCCCGGGTTTACCGGCCTGAAATTCCACCGCATCACCGGACCCGGACCCGTCAAGGCCCTTTACGACCGCCCGGCCGCCCTGGACGCGGTGCGGACCCATGCGGCGCACTTCATCGGACAGCGGGCGCGGATGCTGCAGGAAGCGGCCCGGCACCTGGATCGCCCGCCGGTGCTGATGGCTCCGTACGATGCCGAATTGTTCGGGCATTGGTGGTTTGAGGGCCCGGAATTCCTGGATGCCGTCGCACGATGTGCGTACCATCCGGAATCAGGGCTCCGGTTGACCACGCCGTCGCAGGTCCTCAAGGCCGGCGACCCGATGGAATGTGTGACACCTGCGGCATCCACATGGGGTGATGGTGGTCACTTCCGGGTATGGCTTCATCCGGAAAATGCCTGGATGGAGGTGCCCGTGCGGAACCTCGGACGCCGGCTGGTGGCGCTGGCCTCCCGCCGATCCGGAATGCCGGAAACCGCGCTGGGTGGGCGCCGGCTCCGGCAGGCGGCGCGCGAACTGATGCTGGCCCAGGCCAGCGACTGGCCCTTCCTCCTGGCCATGGGCACGGCGGGGGACTATCCCGCACGCCGATTTCGCGACCACGTCGCGGCCGCCGGCGCCCTGGCGGAGGCGGTGGAGGCGGATGCTCCCGACGACGGCCGCGACGGGCTGTCCGCACGCGAGACGCAGTACAACCTTTTCCCCGGGGTGCAGTGGCGTCACCTGGCTGCCCGCGGTTGA
- a CDS encoding phosphoribosylglycinamide formyltransferase: MASSPPPCRLAVLGSGRGTNFAAIADAIGSGQLPAVVALVLSDVAGAGILDQAAARGIPSRHLPPGPFRTKLDESAEAQYIAALRDSGADWIVLAGFMRILKGEFLRAFEGRVINIHPSLLPSFPGLAAWKQALDYGVKVTGCTVHFVDQGVDTGAIIAQQAVPVLDGDSVELLHARIQEAERVLYPAVVASIARGEIRVRGRQTAGFRR; the protein is encoded by the coding sequence GTGGCCTCCAGCCCTCCGCCGTGCCGCCTTGCCGTTCTGGGATCCGGCCGGGGAACCAACTTTGCCGCCATCGCCGATGCCATCGGGTCGGGCCAGTTGCCCGCGGTCGTCGCACTGGTTCTCAGCGACGTCGCCGGTGCGGGCATCCTGGATCAGGCCGCGGCGCGCGGCATTCCTTCCAGGCACCTGCCGCCCGGACCGTTCCGCACCAAGCTGGACGAATCCGCGGAGGCGCAGTACATCGCCGCACTCCGGGATTCCGGGGCGGACTGGATCGTGCTCGCGGGCTTCATGCGGATCCTGAAGGGGGAATTCCTCCGGGCCTTCGAGGGGCGTGTGATCAACATCCATCCCTCCCTGCTGCCCTCGTTTCCCGGCCTTGCGGCGTGGAAGCAGGCGCTGGATTACGGGGTGAAGGTGACGGGGTGCACGGTGCATTTTGTGGATCAGGGGGTGGACACGGGCGCCATCATCGCCCAGCAGGCCGTCCCGGTCCTGGATGGGGACAGCGTGGAGTTGCTGCATGCCCGGATTCAGGAGGCCGAACGGGTCTTGTACCCTGCGGTCGTCGCCTCCATCGCCCGGGGCGAGATCCGGGTGCGTGGACGTCAGACGGCGGGCTTTCGGCGCTGA
- a CDS encoding DUF4912 domain-containing protein, producing MKPPMVEAPFPRPVPLWMRARDPLCVVVFWQTDPEALDLYLDANTGGSWRLRLAADHPGTPLLHDAVLPLDRDHEFVVVANAGETYVAEIGFLDIRGSWRPLARATAVTTPSEKPPQPGTFLPTPARSQEVRRPQLPPAPSPTDPHPIAKQEQESASIPAIARRPFTDATGPAKAVPEVLWSLIREPDVTHTGPSSETVTEWTARAVGVPVPKAHATIPSSTDVLRGDLAAPSSAELPTASERDFWFEVNAELILYGRTRPDARVTLDGQPVVLRRDGSFRFQFSLPDGRYALPVVAVSAAGDDSRAAHLEFSRATCLQGPVGQHPQDPMLHPPGAAPVR from the coding sequence GTGAAACCTCCGATGGTGGAAGCGCCGTTTCCGCGGCCGGTGCCGCTCTGGATGCGGGCACGGGATCCCCTTTGCGTCGTGGTCTTCTGGCAGACGGATCCGGAAGCGCTCGACCTGTACCTCGACGCCAACACCGGCGGTTCCTGGCGGCTCCGGCTCGCGGCCGACCATCCGGGAACTCCGCTGCTGCATGACGCGGTCCTGCCCTTGGACCGCGACCACGAGTTTGTCGTCGTCGCGAACGCCGGTGAGACCTACGTCGCCGAAATCGGATTTCTCGACATCCGCGGATCTTGGAGGCCCCTGGCGCGTGCGACGGCCGTCACCACCCCTTCGGAGAAGCCGCCTCAACCCGGGACATTCCTTCCAACGCCGGCCCGTTCCCAGGAAGTGCGCCGCCCCCAATTGCCGCCGGCGCCGTCCCCCACCGATCCGCACCCGATCGCGAAGCAGGAGCAGGAGTCCGCTTCAATTCCAGCGATCGCCCGCCGGCCCTTCACGGACGCCACCGGCCCTGCAAAGGCCGTACCGGAAGTTCTGTGGTCCCTGATCCGGGAACCGGATGTGACGCACACGGGCCCCAGCTCGGAGACGGTCACGGAATGGACCGCCCGCGCGGTCGGTGTCCCGGTCCCAAAGGCACACGCGACGATCCCCTCCAGCACCGACGTGCTGCGGGGCGATCTCGCGGCACCGTCCAGCGCCGAACTCCCCACCGCGTCGGAACGCGACTTCTGGTTCGAGGTGAATGCCGAGCTGATCCTCTACGGGCGCACCCGCCCCGATGCCCGGGTCACCTTGGACGGACAGCCGGTCGTGCTGCGACGGGATGGTTCATTCCGCTTCCAGTTTTCGCTGCCGGACGGCCGGTATGCCCTCCCGGTGGTGGCGGTGAGCGCAGCCGGGGACGATTCACGCGCGGCGCATCTGGAGTTTTCCCGCGCCACCTGCCTGCAGGGTCCCGTGGGCCAGCATCCGCAGGATCCGATGCTGCATCCGCCAGGCGCCGCCCCGGTGCGCTGA